The genomic segment GTGCGCAGAACTGATCGAAATCAGAAATCGCTCCGAGGCCAAAAAGGTCCCTCAGCGACCCTCTAAATTTTGTACCGTCTGTCAGGAAGACCAGGACGCGATTGCGCTTGAAGCTGAAAAGGCGAAAGCCGCAGAACTTGAACGGCAACTGACCGAATATGTCCGTAAACAGTCAACCCGAACGGTGGACTACTCAGAGATACCGGATAATCAGGTGATCCTTCTGTTGGCGTTAGACAGGGCCATTACGCCGAGATTGACCAATGGCGGCTTCACAGTAGGTGACTGCCGTGGATTGGCGCCTCGGTATGTCGCAGACTTTGTGCTGCAATTGCGTGAGGCTGGACTGGTTCTTGATGATCCCAGTAAAGCAAGGCCGGGCACCTACTATTGGGAGGGCGATGAGATCTGGATGTTGAGGGAGCAGGTGGTCTATCGTTTGGCTCCAGATGCCGCGTCAAAGAGTGCGGAAGAGATCATCCGTGGCCTGTTGGATAGGGTGTACACAGATGCTGAGGGGATTTTCAACCTGTGGCTGGATTACTCAGTCGCAGATGTCATGCGCTATCTGGGTGCCCAATGCGAACTCTACAACCATGATTTGTCGGAACAAGAACTGGAGGAAATTAAAAGTACGATGCGCTCAGCATTGGAAATCTACAGCGTTTCACAACTTTGGTCGGTGGTCTGGAAGGTCGTCAGAGACGCCGCAAGTTTAGCTAATCGCGAGTACTACAACCGCCCCAAAGCGGCAGCGACCATTCCTGGAAAGATTCGGCGGAACTTGGAGAAGGTGCAGCGCGAGTCGATTGAACTCAAGGCATGGAGTCGCCCGGAGCAGCATCCCGCAGGTACATTGGGGATGGTGTTGTGCGAGATTTTGGGCGTTGATGAAAATACATCAGGCCATATGGTCTCTTCCCTTGTTACCTGGTTCATCGGGCAGGCATCTTCACCAACTGCCGAAGCAGAGCTTGATGAACCGATACGAGAATTGATGACCGTAGCCTTGGCCCACGACATCGGCTCCTCAGTGATGCTGCGGTTCGCGGAGTTGATTCGTGCAGGCCACGACGTTGGTTTTGCGATTGAGGAGATTGGTGAGGCGCTTCGGTCGTGAAGATGGCGGGGCAACTTCAGTGGAAGAAGAGGCGGGGAGCAAGCCTCTGCCTCCATAAGGCTATGCCGAGCACAAGCTCGCCCATACCTAAGCATAAAAAAGGATGTGATATGCCTGTTTTCAAATACTACAGACCCAATGTCTATTTCGAGAAAGCTGTTCGCTACAATGAACTCTACTTTTCAGCCAATCATGAATTAAATGATCCTCATGATTTAAAGGCTAAATATTATTTCGAAGATGGCATCGGTTTATGGAAAAAGCTACTGTCGCTGCAGGCTCCTTTTGATACGTGGAATATAAATAATTTCATTGGTGGAAGTGATGAAGCGCTATTGGTTGGTTTGAATGATCTGTTTAAAGGTATGCAGTTTGACTCCATTGAGGGTTCGATAAAGCAGGTTGTAGAAAATAAAAGTAAAGAGTTGGCGGAGCTTTTTACGTCATCCATGAGAAAGCCAATTTCCTTTCCTGTAGGTCAGGAGTTTTTAAAAGACGCCCCCCCGGAGTATGTCGCCCAGCTGTGTAAGCTTTCATTGATCGAGTTACTGATGAGGGCTGTGAATCATAACTTCTACAGCGTCTCTTTCTCGGGTACCGCATTGAACCCAATGATGTGGGCTCACTATGCCGAGGGATTCAAGGGCTGCGTGGTTATATATGACGTCTTGAGCGAAGGAGAAATAATACTTCGTCAAAATCTTTTCGCAAAAGAAGAGTCCGAGTATTTTTTTCGCAAGGTTAACTATCTTAATGAAGAAAAGAGAATTCCTGTTCTTGAGTGTGCTACAGGGGTA from the Pseudomonas sp. N3-W genome contains:
- a CDS encoding DUF2971 domain-containing protein, whose translation is MPVFKYYRPNVYFEKAVRYNELYFSANHELNDPHDLKAKYYFEDGIGLWKKLLSLQAPFDTWNINNFIGGSDEALLVGLNDLFKGMQFDSIEGSIKQVVENKSKELAELFTSSMRKPISFPVGQEFLKDAPPEYVAQLCKLSLIELLMRAVNHNFYSVSFSGTALNPMMWAHYAEGFKGCVVIYDVLSEGEIILRQNLFAKEESEYFFRKVNYLNEEKRIPVLECATGVKDKVQKAFLQKNAFWHYESEFRLLTVENLDSPRLAIANDKVINNRERVLHHDTNAILGVVFGPRCDSNFKEKIEHILRDNRLHHDGKPFFTFETELTFDGSVVVNTAYQCLCTNRSQMKRVFKGDEMNKLLFDLGIH